A single region of the Bacillus cereus genome encodes:
- a CDS encoding YppF family protein, with the protein MVLGDLKQAFSQKKGYCTESSNELLDFARHCYLEGKICISDYRTLIRELEINGATKPTTATEA; encoded by the coding sequence ATGGTATTAGGGGATTTAAAACAAGCGTTTTCTCAAAAAAAGGGGTACTGTACAGAAAGTTCAAATGAACTGCTAGACTTTGCGAGACATTGTTATCTCGAAGGAAAAATATGCATCTCAGATTACCGAACATTAATACGTGAATTAGAAATAAACGGCGCAACAAAACCTACAACAGCGACAGAAGCCTAA